Proteins from a single region of Esox lucius isolate fEsoLuc1 chromosome 13, fEsoLuc1.pri, whole genome shotgun sequence:
- the LOC105014280 gene encoding pyridoxal phosphate phosphatase-like isoform X2, whose product MAWRESNNWCAEGGGDGVRSELHKAGIPFVGDEDDTPDATIFNCGLASDVKAVLVGHDDKFTFLKLAKASCYLRDPDCLFLATDADPWHPLQNDRILPGSGCLTAALEVASGRKATVIGKPSPFMFQCISSQFRVDPAQCLMVGDRLETDMLFGTHCGLDTMLTLTGVSQMKTAQEYKESDHSINHSCVPDYVVDTIADFLPAFEED is encoded by the exons ATGGCATGGAGAGAAAGCAATAACTGGTGCGCCGAAGGTG GTGGAGATGGAGTGCGTAGTGAACTGCACAAAGCTGGCATTCCTTTCGTTGGTGACGAAGATGACACGCCTGATGCCACAATATTTAACTGCGGGTTGGCTTCAGATGTCAAAGCGGTCCTTGTTGGACATGATGACAAGTTTACCTTCCTCAAATTAGCGAAGGCCTCCTGCTATCTTCGGGATCCAGATTGCCTGTTTTTGGCCACTGATGCAGACCCCTGGCACCCACTGCAGAATGATAGGATACTACCAG GTTCGGGTTGTTTGACAGCAGCCCTGGAGGTGGCCTCAGGCCGGAAGGCCACAGTGATTGGCAAGCCCAGCCCTTTCATGTTTCAGTGCATTTCCAGCCAGTTCAGAGTGGACCCAGCCCAGTGCTTGATGGTGGGCGACCGCCTGGAGACAGACATGCTGTTCGGGACCCACTGTGGCCTGGATACAATGCTCACACTCACAGGAGTCTCTCAGATGAAGACTGCTCAGGAATACAAAGAGAGTGATCACTCCATAAACCACAGCTGTGTGCCAGACTATGTTGTGGATACTATTGCTGACTTCTTACCTGCATTTGAGGAAGACTGA
- the mrps36 gene encoding 28S ribosomal protein S36, mitochondrial isoform X2, protein MGGKVSSKMAAVGRVVQAVKPHAPLIKFPSREGIPRPNVQEALKTLAVSFPSSPPAVTSQLLSRSPGPLTQLPGTPDSAATLKKLPQRYCRRPLEADEMEYIQRGGPE, encoded by the exons ATGGGGGGCAAAGTCAGTAGCAAAATGGCGGCTGTTGGACGAGTGGTACAG GCTGTGAAACCTCATGCTCCACTTATCAAGTTTCCCAGCAGAGAGGGGATCCCCAGACCGAATG TCCAAGAGGCTCTTAAAACATTAGCAGTCAGCTTTCCTAGTTCACCTCCAGCTGTAACATCACAACTCTTATCAAGATCCCCTGGACCTCTCACTCAACTCCCTGGAACCCCAGACAGTGCGGCCACATTGAAGAAACTCCCCCAAAGATATTGCAGAAGGCCACTGGAAGCTGATGAAATGGAATATATTCAG CGTGGTGGACCAGAGTGA
- the mrps36 gene encoding 28S ribosomal protein S36, mitochondrial isoform X1: protein MGGKVSSKMAAVGRVVQVRLKNRAMYRFATTLVTQAVKPHAPLIKFPSREGIPRPNVQEALKTLAVSFPSSPPAVTSQLLSRSPGPLTQLPGTPDSAATLKKLPQRYCRRPLEADEMEYIQRGGPE, encoded by the exons ATGGGGGGCAAAGTCAGTAGCAAAATGGCGGCTGTTGGACGAGTGGTACAGGTACGCTTGAAAAACCGGGCAATGTATCGCTTTGCAACAACACTTGTAACACAA GCTGTGAAACCTCATGCTCCACTTATCAAGTTTCCCAGCAGAGAGGGGATCCCCAGACCGAATG TCCAAGAGGCTCTTAAAACATTAGCAGTCAGCTTTCCTAGTTCACCTCCAGCTGTAACATCACAACTCTTATCAAGATCCCCTGGACCTCTCACTCAACTCCCTGGAACCCCAGACAGTGCGGCCACATTGAAGAAACTCCCCCAAAGATATTGCAGAAGGCCACTGGAAGCTGATGAAATGGAATATATTCAG CGTGGTGGACCAGAGTGA
- the LOC105014280 gene encoding pyridoxal phosphate phosphatase-like isoform X1, with translation MAGFKGCRKIGGSQIRNLLKAKDVFLFDCDGVIWHGEKAITGAPKVVSTLLKQGKNVFFVTNNCTKLRENYVKKFYRLGFTDVMQDHIFSSSYCLALYLRDVAKVQGKVFVIGGDGVRSELHKAGIPFVGDEDDTPDATIFNCGLASDVKAVLVGHDDKFTFLKLAKASCYLRDPDCLFLATDADPWHPLQNDRILPGSGCLTAALEVASGRKATVIGKPSPFMFQCISSQFRVDPAQCLMVGDRLETDMLFGTHCGLDTMLTLTGVSQMKTAQEYKESDHSINHSCVPDYVVDTIADFLPAFEED, from the exons ATGGCCGGCTTCAAGGGATGTCGTAAGATTGGAGGCTCTCAAATAAGAAATCTACTCAAAGCAAAAGATGTGTTTCTTTTTGATTGCGATGGTGTGATATGGCATGGAGAGAAAGCAATAACTGGTGCGCCGAAGGTGGTGAGTACTTTATTAAAACAGGGCAAAAACGTATTTTTCGTTACAAACAATTGTACCAAGCTGCGGGAGAATTACGTCAAGAAATTCTACCGTCTGGGATTTACTGATGTTATGCAAGATCATATATTCAGCTCCTCGTACTGTCTGGCGCTTTACCTGCGAGATGTGGCTAAGGTTCAAGGCAAGGTGTTTGTCATAGGTGGAGATGGAGTGCGTAGTGAACTGCACAAAGCTGGCATTCCTTTCGTTGGTGACGAAGATGACACGCCTGATGCCACAATATTTAACTGCGGGTTGGCTTCAGATGTCAAAGCGGTCCTTGTTGGACATGATGACAAGTTTACCTTCCTCAAATTAGCGAAGGCCTCCTGCTATCTTCGGGATCCAGATTGCCTGTTTTTGGCCACTGATGCAGACCCCTGGCACCCACTGCAGAATGATAGGATACTACCAG GTTCGGGTTGTTTGACAGCAGCCCTGGAGGTGGCCTCAGGCCGGAAGGCCACAGTGATTGGCAAGCCCAGCCCTTTCATGTTTCAGTGCATTTCCAGCCAGTTCAGAGTGGACCCAGCCCAGTGCTTGATGGTGGGCGACCGCCTGGAGACAGACATGCTGTTCGGGACCCACTGTGGCCTGGATACAATGCTCACACTCACAGGAGTCTCTCAGATGAAGACTGCTCAGGAATACAAAGAGAGTGATCACTCCATAAACCACAGCTGTGTGCCAGACTATGTTGTGGATACTATTGCTGACTTCTTACCTGCATTTGAGGAAGACTGA